TTGGTACGGTGGGCCGTGGCTGATTACGCGGGTATTGCGGATCGATGATTGCTCGCGGGACCGCGCCTCACGATTTTATCAACGCTACGGCTGCTGGTCCCTGTTGTTGTCCTGGTTGCCGGTGATTGGTGATCCGCTTTGTCTGGTGGGCGGTTTGTTGCGGGTCAAGTTTTGGCAGTTTGCCGTGCTGGTGACGACTGGAAAGCTGACCAGATATGTGCTGGTCGCGATATTGACGCTGGCGACACACAGGCTG
This Desulfuromonadaceae bacterium DNA region includes the following protein-coding sequences:
- a CDS encoding DedA family protein, with translation MDLFLNHHGLLALFLLGFLAATLIPLGSEWLLVSLLLRDSDPLVTVVVATAGNSLGALTTWVIGWYGGPWLITRVLRIDDCSRDRASRFYQRYGCWSLLLSWLPVIGDPLCLVGGLLRVKFWQFAVLVTTGKLTRYVLVAILTLATHRLM